The following proteins are encoded in a genomic region of Spirochaetota bacterium:
- a CDS encoding B12-binding domain-containing radical SAM protein, protein MERTVFIRITHYNRLTWPLLLSVWEQSSIDEQFSIRIAEGADELSASAKPGDVVLYSFMTPHLPTVVREIAALQKDIITVAGGPHADADPEGTIRAGFSIAATSAGEDSMLKLAAMLARGDIGIVRGAFDNERFSSHLPFSRRLKTIPPLEMNRGCKNACLYCATGRIPFAHRSLASVKGYFREFTARRATRVGFITSSALEYGDGLSSVEVLLEEAKKANCTHIEYGIFPSELHPKTITDEAIHLLKRFVSNKRLTIGLQTMGDERLAVLGRDHTMQDVARAIACAVREFAVTIDIIVALPGETEADRRIVFTAMRDWHKRYAIRFQMHHFFPLAGSAFENERPAFMSNDEKNELHALTENGIATPWWEEGERTTREYLAFRDANRK, encoded by the coding sequence GTGGAACGTACCGTTTTTATCCGTATCACGCACTATAACCGGCTCACGTGGCCGCTCCTGCTTTCCGTGTGGGAACAGAGCAGCATCGATGAACAATTCTCTATTCGCATTGCCGAGGGCGCCGATGAGCTCTCTGCTTCCGCAAAGCCGGGTGATGTCGTCCTTTATTCATTCATGACGCCGCATCTGCCGACCGTCGTGCGGGAAATAGCCGCATTACAAAAGGATATCATTACCGTTGCCGGCGGACCACACGCGGACGCCGACCCGGAAGGCACGATACGCGCAGGTTTCTCGATAGCCGCAACGAGTGCCGGCGAAGACAGCATGCTCAAGCTCGCCGCAATGCTCGCGAGAGGGGACATCGGCATTGTGCGGGGAGCGTTCGACAATGAGCGATTCTCATCGCATCTCCCCTTTTCGCGACGCCTCAAAACGATACCCCCGCTCGAGATGAACCGCGGCTGCAAGAACGCATGCCTGTATTGCGCCACCGGACGTATCCCGTTCGCACATCGGTCGCTCGCATCGGTGAAGGGCTACTTCCGCGAATTCACCGCCCGCAGAGCGACACGCGTCGGTTTTATCACCTCCTCAGCACTCGAATACGGCGACGGACTTTCCTCGGTTGAAGTACTGCTCGAAGAAGCGAAGAAGGCGAACTGTACGCATATCGAATACGGGATATTCCCGTCCGAGCTTCACCCGAAAACTATAACCGATGAGGCGATACATCTCCTCAAACGCTTTGTAAGCAATAAGCGGCTGACCATAGGCCTTCAGACCATGGGTGATGAGCGGCTCGCGGTGCTCGGGCGCGACCACACCATGCAGGATGTTGCCCGTGCGATAGCATGCGCCGTCCGCGAATTCGCCGTCACCATCGATATCATCGTCGCACTCCCCGGCGAAACAGAAGCAGATCGACGCATCGTCTTTACCGCCATGCGCGATTGGCATAAGCGCTACGCCATACGCTTCCAGATGCATCACTTCTTTCCGCTCGCGGGAAGTGCATTCGAGAACGAACGGCCGGCATTCATGTCGAACGACGAAAAAAACGAATTGCATGCGCTGACAGAGAACGGCATAGCGACGCCCTGGTGGGAGGAAGGGGAACGGACAACGAGGGAGTATCTCGCGTTCCGCGATGCGAACCGAAAATGA
- a CDS encoding MFS transporter: MKRWYPVAVYRLAAPKAHAWIAWALFLPTYFFAFFQRTVTSVIGVELAAVFSLSGTVTGLLSAMYFYIYAMMQIPNGILADTVGPRRMVVFGSVIMGAATIAFAFPVSLPYAMAMRFLIGFGASFNFIALLKLQTRLFSGASFAYVSGLTIFVGNLGALFGVGPFAAIAGNFGWQNAFIAFGVLILLFAVVLFFFGTDGPVPVREKRYRLADTMREIIADRRNFLTFIAFAFSNGPYIAFASLWGAPFFMHVYGMNALAASGFVVWLPIGVAAGCLTNGVMVKLFRTDRRAVISILTAAAVFWAVLAFVRIPPSYIMIYRPLLFLLGFCIASLNIIFTTIRSFTPSSMTGTAFAFTNMGGFIMISILQPLCGRILDASTTMHVTAHSAGIPIYPYKGYRIMLVFLLTLHVLAIISYWSVGMHTKKHSLP, translated from the coding sequence ATGAAGCGGTGGTATCCCGTGGCGGTATACCGCCTGGCTGCGCCAAAGGCGCACGCCTGGATCGCATGGGCGTTATTTTTGCCCACGTATTTTTTCGCTTTTTTCCAGCGTACGGTCACATCGGTCATCGGCGTTGAGCTTGCCGCCGTGTTCTCGCTTTCCGGTACGGTGACCGGCCTTCTTTCCGCGATGTATTTCTATATCTACGCGATGATGCAGATACCCAACGGCATACTCGCTGATACCGTCGGCCCGCGCCGCATGGTGGTCTTCGGGAGCGTCATTATGGGTGCGGCGACGATAGCGTTCGCATTCCCCGTATCGCTTCCCTATGCAATGGCGATGCGTTTTCTTATCGGCTTCGGGGCGTCGTTCAATTTTATCGCATTGCTCAAGCTACAGACGCGGCTTTTCTCGGGCGCATCGTTCGCATACGTTTCGGGGCTGACCATATTCGTGGGGAATCTCGGCGCATTGTTCGGGGTAGGGCCGTTCGCCGCCATCGCCGGCAATTTCGGATGGCAGAACGCGTTCATCGCGTTCGGTGTGCTCATCCTTCTGTTCGCCGTCGTGCTGTTCTTCTTCGGTACGGATGGACCGGTGCCGGTGCGTGAGAAGCGCTATCGGCTTGCCGACACCATGCGCGAGATCATTGCCGATCGGCGGAATTTCCTTACGTTCATCGCGTTCGCATTTTCCAACGGCCCCTATATCGCGTTCGCATCGCTCTGGGGTGCGCCGTTCTTCATGCATGTGTACGGCATGAACGCGCTTGCCGCATCGGGATTCGTCGTGTGGCTTCCCATCGGCGTTGCGGCGGGGTGTCTCACGAACGGCGTCATGGTCAAGCTGTTCCGGACCGACCGGCGCGCGGTCATTTCCATACTCACGGCAGCGGCGGTGTTCTGGGCGGTGCTCGCGTTCGTGCGCATACCGCCGTCGTATATCATGATCTATCGCCCGCTCCTGTTCCTGCTCGGCTTCTGCATCGCATCGCTCAATATCATATTCACGACGATACGCTCGTTCACGCCGTCATCGATGACGGGGACGGCCTTTGCGTTCACGAATATGGGCGGTTTCATCATGATATCGATACTGCAGCCGCTTTGCGGGCGTATACTCGATGCCAGCACGACAATGCATGTAACTGCGCATTCGGCCGGCATACCGATATATCCGTATAAGGGATACCGCATCATGCTTGTGTTCCTTCTGACGCTTCACGTGCTGGCGATCATCTCGTATTGGTCCGTGGGAATGCATACGAAAAAGCATTCACTTCCGTAG
- the ricT gene encoding regulatory iron-sulfur-containing complex subunit RicT yields the protein MDLDIARVRFQYHVGKFRYDESIGLVPGDKCIVNTEEGQEIGTILNFSKVADVNTELLVYFDESGRVQNGYADKDAEGSDERRGRFNGPQNADRKAVPRVKNDPHKIYELVRKATADDLTKDAENEKLALEAAKICREKITAHTLEMKLVGAHYYFDRSKLLFEFIAEHRVDFRELVKDLAGHFRTRIDLRQIGVRDEAKIVGGCGVCGRDLCCNCMKSDFEAISIKMARDQNLSLNTAKISGLCGRLMCCLAYEHKTYCELKHDLPRIGDTVVYNEVRARVRDINLLSKQVLIDTEDDRQLYVKVEELTRHGVPAPERKEETAVPDAPA from the coding sequence ATGGATCTTGATATAGCACGCGTTCGTTTTCAATACCATGTCGGTAAATTCCGATACGATGAATCTATCGGACTTGTTCCGGGCGACAAATGCATCGTGAACACGGAAGAAGGGCAGGAGATCGGCACGATACTGAACTTTTCCAAGGTCGCCGATGTGAACACCGAGCTTCTTGTTTATTTCGATGAGAGCGGACGCGTACAGAACGGGTATGCGGACAAGGACGCCGAGGGGAGCGATGAGCGCCGCGGGCGCTTTAACGGACCGCAGAACGCCGACAGGAAAGCGGTGCCGCGCGTCAAGAACGATCCGCATAAGATATACGAACTGGTGCGCAAAGCGACCGCGGACGATCTTACGAAGGACGCGGAGAACGAGAAGCTTGCATTGGAAGCGGCGAAGATATGCCGCGAGAAGATAACCGCGCATACGCTTGAGATGAAGCTCGTCGGGGCGCATTACTATTTCGACCGCTCGAAGCTCCTTTTCGAATTCATCGCCGAGCATCGCGTCGATTTCCGGGAACTGGTGAAGGACCTTGCCGGTCATTTCCGCACGCGCATCGATCTGCGGCAGATCGGCGTGCGCGATGAGGCGAAGATAGTCGGCGGCTGCGGCGTATGCGGGCGCGACCTCTGCTGTAACTGCATGAAGAGCGACTTCGAGGCCATATCGATAAAAATGGCGCGCGATCAGAACCTTTCGCTCAATACGGCGAAGATATCCGGCCTCTGCGGGCGTCTCATGTGCTGCCTTGCGTACGAGCACAAGACATACTGCGAACTCAAGCACGACCTCCCGCGCATCGGCGATACGGTCGTCTATAATGAGGTGCGTGCCCGCGTGCGCGATATCAATCTCCTCAGCAAGCAGGTGCTCATCGATACCGAGGATGATAGACAGCTTTATGTAAAAGTGGAAGAGCTGACGCGCCACGGTGTTCCGGCGCCGGAACGCAAGGAAGAGACCGCTGTTCCTGATGCGCCTGCATGA
- a CDS encoding manganese efflux pump MntP family protein, producing MNTATIFIIALGLSMDALAVSMASGFAIVRLRFGYAVRIALFFGAFQALMPFLGWLAGISFSTFVKTIDHWIAFGLLAIIGGKMIYESFVIDAAEKESSEHSLITLLLLAVATSIDALAVGLTYACLKVAIVRPVIITGITTFVISLIGVFVGSRFGKHFENKIELVGGIILVGIGVKILIEHLITK from the coding sequence ATGAACACGGCGACGATATTCATCATAGCGCTCGGGCTCTCCATGGACGCGCTCGCTGTTTCCATGGCGAGCGGTTTCGCCATTGTACGGCTGCGCTTCGGCTATGCGGTGCGCATCGCGCTTTTCTTCGGTGCGTTCCAGGCGCTCATGCCGTTCCTGGGATGGCTCGCCGGGATATCGTTCAGCACGTTCGTGAAGACCATCGATCATTGGATAGCCTTCGGGCTGCTCGCGATCATCGGCGGAAAAATGATATACGAATCGTTCGTCATCGATGCTGCCGAGAAGGAATCGAGCGAGCATAGTCTTATCACGCTCTTGCTCCTCGCGGTAGCCACGAGCATAGACGCCCTCGCGGTCGGACTGACCTATGCATGCCTCAAGGTCGCGATCGTGCGCCCTGTCATCATCACCGGCATTACCACGTTCGTCATTTCGCTTATCGGCGTGTTCGTCGGCAGCAGATTCGGAAAGCATTTTGAGAACAAGATAGAGCTTGTCGGCGGCATCATCCTTGTCGGCATCGGTGTGAAGATCCTTATCGAGCATCTGATAACAAAATAG